From the genome of Chromatiales bacterium:
CAGGTTCCACAGGCCGATCTGCGGCTGGCGGTGGAAGGCGTAGCGCCCGCCGTGGTCGGAGTGGTTGCAGACAAAGCCCGGGTCGTAGGCGTCGAGAAAGCCGAAGGGCCCGTAGTCCAGCGTGAGCCCCAGTACCGACATGTTGTCGGTGTTCATCACCCCGTGGGCGAAGCCCACCGCCTGCCAGCGGGCGATGAGTTCGGCCGTGCGGCGGGTGATCTCGGCCAGCAGGTCGAGGTAGGACGTGCTGCTGTCCGCGAGTTCGGGGTAATGCCGCTCGATGAGGTAGTCGGCGAGCTGGCGCACCCGGTCGAACTGGCCGCGGTGGTAGAAGACCTCGAAACTGCCGAACCGCAGATGGCTGGGGGCCACGCGGGTGAGGATGGCGGCCGTCTCCACACCCTCGCGGTAGATCGGCAGGTCGCTGCCCACCATGGTCAGGGCACGGGTGGTGGGGATGCCCAGGCCGTGCATGGCCTCGCTGCAGAGGTACTCGCGGATGGTGGAGCGCAGCACGGCGCGCCCGTCGCCGCCCCGCGAATACTGCGTGGGCCCGGCCCCCTTGAGCTGCAGCTCGTGGCGCGAACCGTCCGGTGCGACCACCTCGCCCAGCAGCATGGCCCGCCCGTCACCGAGCTGGGGTACGAAGACGCCGAACTGGTGGCCCGCATAGAGCATGGCCACCGGGTCCATGTCCGGCAGCTTCTGCTGGCCGCTGAAGACTGTCAGGAATTCGGGCCGTGCCGCTTCGTCCGGGTGCAGGCCGATGAGCTCGGCCACGGCCGGGTTGAAGTCGACGAGATAGGGGGCGGGAAACGGCGCCGGCAACGGGCGGTCGTGAAAGCTCTCGCCCAGAGCAGCGTAGCTGTTGTCGAACTGGAGTTCCTGCAGGCGTCTCATGGCGTGGATGGTGAGGCCCGGCGGGTTGACGATCAACCCGCCGTTTGCAGGGATTTGAGGTCAGGCGTGGCTAGAAGTCCACGTAGGCGGCGAACTCCGCGACCACCAGCTCCCACCACTCGAACATGTCCTCGATGTTGGCCTGGGTGACGCCACCGGCGAGGTTGTAGTGGATGGTGACGATGGGGTCACCCTCCTCGTCCAGATAGGCGCGGCCAAAGCGCTTGTTGAGGTTCCATTCATTCATCTTGGCCAGGTCACCGGGCTCGTCGGCATCGAAGCCGGCCCAGAACTCCAGGGCGCCACAGCCCTTGTCGCCATCGCAATCGTAGAACAGCACCCGGTATTTGTAGCCGGAGGCCGTGCTGTCGATCATCGGGTCGCCGGCATCATCCACGCCGAGCTGGGCCCGATAGCCCAGGTCCTGCATCAGGCCCTGTAGCTGCTCGCCCGTGAGACGGGCATGCAGCTTGTCCGCCGCCGTTGCCGGGCCTGCTGCCAGCAGACCGGCCGCCAGCACCAGGTGCAGCAACCATCCACATGTCTTCTTCATCTTTGCTCCCTTAGTTGTTGTAGTCGTCATCACGCACCAGGCTCGGCATCGCCCCCGCGATGCAGCACCACCTGGTTTCGCCCGGCGTGCTTGGCCCGGTACAGGGCCACATCGGCGGCGTGGAAGGTCGCCTCCACGTCGCCCTCCGGTCCCATCTCGGCCACGCCGATCGAGACCGTCGCACGCAGGGGCTCGGTAACCCCCTTCACCGTGAGCTTCGCCGCCGCCACCGCCTCGCGCAGACGTTCCATCACGCTGGCGGCCTCGTCCAGGCCCGTCTCGGGCAGGCAGGCCAGGAACTCCTCGCCGCCGTAGCGACAAAGCCCGTCATAGGCCCGCAGGTTGAGGCGTATCAGTGCCGCCACGTCCTGCAGCACCTCATCGCC
Proteins encoded in this window:
- a CDS encoding YdiU family protein, translating into MRRLQELQFDNSYAALGESFHDRPLPAPFPAPYLVDFNPAVAELIGLHPDEAARPEFLTVFSGQQKLPDMDPVAMLYAGHQFGVFVPQLGDGRAMLLGEVVAPDGSRHELQLKGAGPTQYSRGGDGRAVLRSTIREYLCSEAMHGLGIPTTRALTMVGSDLPIYREGVETAAILTRVAPSHLRFGSFEVFYHRGQFDRVRQLADYLIERHYPELADSSTSYLDLLAEITRRTAELIARWQAVGFAHGVMNTDNMSVLGLTLDYGPFGFLDAYDPGFVCNHSDHGGRYAFHRQPQIGLWNLGCLAHAMLCLFDADETAAAEQARAVLESTYGRHFGRHYAGLMQAKLGLREPRETDGELVERLLALLAEGSTDYTIFFRRLADFEPGTDNRGLRDMVLDREGFDAWARDYAARLREEGVPDAERAAAMRAVNPKYVLRNYMAEIAIAKAVTGRDFSEIAALRELLARPFDEHPGMERYAGLPPDWADRVRVSCSS
- a CDS encoding YbjN domain-containing protein, translated to MKKTCGWLLHLVLAAGLLAAGPATAADKLHARLTGEQLQGLMQDLGYRAQLGVDDAGDPMIDSTASGYKYRVLFYDCDGDKGCGALEFWAGFDADEPGDLAKMNEWNLNKRFGRAYLDEEGDPIVTIHYNLAGGVTQANIEDMFEWWELVVAEFAAYVDF